In a single window of the Pseudomonas entomophila genome:
- a CDS encoding efflux transporter outer membrane subunit — protein sequence MPRRHLRALHALSACALCLTLSGCIGTWGIAPQSKTLQANQLTTDDAIREAARDAHWPAQQWWRAYGDPQLDAWVAQALAGSPSMAMAAARVREAKAMAGVVESAEKLQANGNATLKRHNWPEDQFYGPGALSGANTWDNNAAIGFSYALDLWGRERNASEQAVDQAHMSVAEARQAQLELENNVVRAYIQLSLHYARRDIVQAELAQQEQIVALAKRRLDGGIGTHFEVSQAEAPLPETHRQVDSLNEEIALTRNQLAALAGKGPGEGAKLQRPTLTLGAPLKLPSNLPAELVGQRPDVVASRWQVAAQARGIDVAHAGFFPNVDLVGSLGFMATGGGPLEFLTGRKFNYNVGPAISLPIFDGGRLRSQLGVASAGYDVAVARYNQTVIGALKNISDQLIRRASMEEQAHFAAESVAAAQKTYDIATVAFQRGLTDYLNVLNAQTLLFRQQQLQQQVQAARLVAHAELVTALGGGLEAGKDVPAEERQAAPKTPATLAIFDQPDHAE from the coding sequence GTGCCGCGTCGCCACCTCAGAGCGCTCCATGCGCTCAGTGCCTGTGCCCTTTGTCTCACCTTGAGCGGCTGTATCGGAACCTGGGGCATCGCCCCGCAAAGCAAGACACTCCAAGCCAACCAATTGACCACCGACGACGCGATCCGCGAGGCCGCGCGCGACGCCCACTGGCCGGCCCAGCAATGGTGGCGCGCCTATGGCGACCCGCAGCTCGATGCCTGGGTCGCCCAGGCGCTGGCTGGCAGCCCGAGCATGGCCATGGCCGCCGCGCGGGTACGTGAAGCCAAGGCGATGGCGGGTGTGGTCGAGTCGGCGGAAAAGCTGCAGGCCAACGGCAATGCCACGCTCAAGCGCCACAACTGGCCGGAGGATCAGTTCTACGGCCCTGGCGCGTTGTCCGGCGCCAACACCTGGGACAACAATGCCGCCATTGGCTTCAGCTACGCCCTGGACCTGTGGGGCCGCGAGCGCAATGCCAGCGAACAGGCCGTGGACCAGGCGCACATGAGCGTCGCCGAAGCGCGCCAGGCCCAGCTGGAGCTGGAGAACAACGTGGTGCGCGCCTACATCCAGCTCAGCCTGCATTACGCCCGGCGCGATATCGTCCAGGCCGAGCTTGCGCAGCAGGAGCAGATCGTCGCCCTGGCCAAGCGTCGCCTCGACGGCGGCATCGGTACCCATTTCGAGGTCAGCCAGGCCGAGGCGCCGCTGCCGGAAACCCACCGCCAGGTCGACAGCCTCAACGAGGAGATCGCCCTGACCCGTAACCAGCTGGCCGCCCTGGCCGGCAAGGGGCCGGGGGAGGGCGCGAAGCTGCAACGCCCGACCCTGACCCTTGGCGCGCCGCTGAAGCTGCCGTCGAACCTGCCCGCCGAGCTGGTCGGCCAGCGCCCGGACGTGGTCGCCAGCCGCTGGCAGGTGGCGGCCCAGGCCCGTGGCATCGATGTGGCCCATGCCGGCTTCTTCCCCAACGTCGACCTGGTCGGCAGCCTCGGCTTCATGGCCACCGGCGGCGGCCCGCTGGAGTTCCTCACCGGGCGCAAGTTCAACTACAACGTGGGGCCGGCCATCAGCCTGCCGATCTTTGACGGCGGTCGCTTGCGTTCGCAACTGGGCGTGGCCTCGGCCGGCTATGACGTGGCGGTGGCGCGCTACAACCAGACGGTGATCGGCGCGCTGAAGAATATCTCCGACCAACTGATCCGCCGCGCGTCGATGGAGGAGCAGGCGCATTTTGCCGCCGAATCCGTCGCCGCCGCGCAGAAGACCTACGACATCGCCACCGTCGCCTTCCAGCGTGGCCTGACCGACTACCTCAACGTGCTCAATGCCCAGACCCTGCTGTTCCGCCAGCAGCAGCTGCAGCAGCAGGTGCAGGCCGCGCGCCTGGTGGCCCACGCCGAACTGGTCACCGCCCTGGGCGGTGGCCTGGAGGCGGGTAAGGATGTGCCGGCCGAAGAGCGTCAGGCCGCACCGAAAACGCCGGCCACCCTGGCCATCTTCGACCAGCCGGACCACGCCGAATGA
- a CDS encoding LysR family transcriptional regulator yields the protein MDTLQNMRAFSCVAQLGSFTAAAAQLDTTTANVSRAVSNLEAHLQTRLLNRTTRRIALTEAGKRYLMRCEQILTYVEEAEAEASDAHARPAGQLKVHSMTGVGQHFVVDAIARYRESHPDVTFDLTMANRVPDLLDEGYDVSIVLASELPDSGFVSQRLGITYSIVCASPEYVAHHGTAHKPADLLKHACLRMVSPVIPLEKWLFDGPEGQEMVNITSSPFQVNSADAMKTAIRSSMGVGVLPIYSAIDGLRDGSLVRIMPEYRLQELNLYAIYPSRQYLDAKIKTWVEYLRNSLPEILAAHEADLKTHQVLIAN from the coding sequence ATGGACACCCTGCAAAACATGCGTGCTTTCAGTTGCGTGGCCCAGCTCGGCAGCTTCACCGCCGCCGCAGCGCAACTAGACACCACCACCGCGAACGTGTCGCGGGCGGTCTCCAACCTGGAAGCCCATCTGCAAACCCGCCTGCTCAACCGCACCACCCGGCGCATCGCGCTGACCGAGGCCGGCAAGCGCTACCTGATGCGCTGTGAACAGATTCTTACCTACGTGGAAGAAGCCGAGGCCGAGGCCAGCGACGCCCACGCCCGCCCCGCCGGGCAGTTGAAGGTGCATTCGATGACCGGCGTCGGCCAGCATTTCGTGGTCGATGCCATCGCCCGCTACCGCGAGTCGCACCCGGACGTCACCTTCGACCTGACCATGGCCAACCGCGTGCCCGACCTGCTGGACGAGGGCTACGACGTGTCCATCGTGCTGGCCAGCGAACTGCCCGATTCGGGCTTCGTCTCCCAGCGCCTGGGCATCACCTACAGCATCGTCTGCGCCTCGCCCGAGTACGTGGCCCACCACGGCACCGCGCACAAGCCGGCCGACCTGCTCAAGCACGCCTGCCTGCGCATGGTCAGCCCGGTGATTCCGCTGGAGAAATGGCTGTTCGACGGGCCGGAAGGCCAGGAGATGGTCAACATCACCAGCTCGCCGTTCCAGGTGAACTCGGCAGACGCGATGAAGACCGCGATCCGCAGCAGCATGGGCGTGGGCGTACTGCCCATCTACTCGGCCATCGACGGCCTGCGCGACGGCAGCCTGGTGCGGATCATGCCGGAGTACCGCCTGCAGGAGCTGAACCTGTACGCGATCTACCCGTCGCGCCAGTACCTCGATGCCAAGATCAAGACCTGGGTCGAGTACCTGCGCAACTCGCTGCCGGAGATCCTCGCCGCCCACGAGGCTGACTTGAAGACCCACCAGGTGCTCATCGCCAACTGA
- a CDS encoding 2-hydroxyacid dehydrogenase — MKKTVLAFSRITPAMAERLQQDFNVIVPNPKLGDINAQFNEALPEAHGLIGVGRKLGRAQLEGAGKLEVVSSVSVGYDNYDLDYFNERGIALTNTPDVLTESTADLGFALIMGCARRTAELDAWTKAGQWQATVGPAHFGSDVHGKTLGIVGLGNIGAAIARRGRFGFNMQVLYTGNSRKAALEQELGAQFRSLDELLSEADFVCLVVPLSEATRKLIGARELKLMKPSAFLINVARGPVVDEAALVEALHNGTLRGAGLDVYEKEPLSDSPLFKLPNALTLPHIGSATAETREAMANRALDNLRAALLGERPRDLVNPQVWKH, encoded by the coding sequence ATGAAAAAGACCGTCCTGGCCTTCAGCCGCATCACCCCGGCCATGGCCGAACGCCTGCAGCAAGACTTCAACGTGATCGTGCCCAACCCCAAGCTCGGCGACATCAACGCCCAGTTCAACGAAGCCCTGCCCGAAGCCCACGGCCTGATCGGGGTGGGCCGCAAGCTCGGCCGCGCGCAACTCGAAGGCGCGGGCAAGCTGGAAGTGGTGTCCAGCGTCTCGGTGGGCTACGACAACTACGACCTGGACTACTTCAATGAGCGCGGCATCGCCCTGACCAACACCCCCGACGTGCTCACCGAAAGCACCGCCGACCTGGGCTTCGCCCTGATCATGGGCTGCGCCCGGCGCACCGCCGAGCTGGATGCCTGGACCAAGGCCGGCCAGTGGCAGGCCACCGTGGGGCCGGCGCACTTCGGTAGCGATGTGCACGGCAAGACACTGGGCATCGTCGGCCTGGGCAACATCGGCGCGGCCATCGCCCGCCGTGGCCGCTTCGGTTTCAACATGCAGGTGCTGTACACCGGCAACAGCCGCAAAGCCGCGCTGGAGCAGGAGTTGGGCGCGCAGTTCCGCAGCCTGGACGAACTGCTGAGTGAAGCCGATTTCGTCTGCCTGGTGGTACCGCTGTCCGAGGCCACCCGCAAGCTGATCGGCGCCCGCGAACTGAAGCTGATGAAGCCCAGCGCGTTCCTGATCAATGTCGCCCGCGGGCCGGTGGTGGATGAGGCTGCGTTGGTCGAGGCGCTGCACAACGGCACCCTTCGCGGTGCCGGGCTGGACGTGTATGAGAAGGAGCCGCTGAGCGATTCGCCGCTGTTCAAGCTGCCCAACGCCCTGACCCTGCCGCACATCGGCTCGGCCACCGCCGAGACCCGCGAAGCCATGGCCAACCGGGCATTGGACAACCTGCGCGCGGCGCTGCTGGGTGAGCGGCCACGGGACCTGGTGAACCCGCAGGTGTGGAAGCACTGA
- a CDS encoding glycosyltransferase family 2 protein, translating into MNITLIVPVFNEQDTLERFYYAVREEPTLQGMTVEILFVNDGSSDASERICAALAARDEWVTVINFSRNFGKESALFAGLEYADGDAMVPIDVDLQDPITLIAPMVQRWQDGADVVLAKRRSRATDTRLKRWSARLYYRLHNRIASTQIEENVGDFRLLDRKVVEAIRQMPEQQLFMKGVLSWVGFRADIVEYDRPERAAGNSKFGFWRLWNLALDGITSFSTVPLRLWSYVGGGVSLFALLYAVFLVIDKVLFGNDVPGYPSLMTAILFLGGVQLIGIGILGEYIGRIYQETKHRPRYVVRKVLGRRRQPR; encoded by the coding sequence ATGAACATTACGTTGATCGTGCCGGTGTTCAACGAGCAGGACACCCTCGAGCGTTTCTACTACGCCGTGCGTGAAGAGCCGACCTTGCAGGGCATGACGGTCGAGATCCTGTTCGTCAACGATGGCAGCAGCGATGCCAGCGAGCGTATCTGCGCGGCGCTGGCGGCGCGTGACGAGTGGGTGACGGTGATCAACTTTTCGCGCAATTTCGGCAAGGAGTCGGCGCTGTTCGCCGGCCTCGAGTACGCCGATGGTGACGCGATGGTGCCCATCGATGTCGACCTGCAGGACCCGATCACGCTGATCGCACCGATGGTCCAGCGTTGGCAGGACGGCGCCGACGTGGTCCTGGCCAAGCGCCGCAGCCGGGCCACCGACACCCGGCTCAAGCGCTGGAGCGCCAGGCTCTACTACCGGTTGCACAACCGTATTGCCTCCACCCAGATCGAAGAGAACGTGGGGGATTTTCGCCTGCTCGACCGCAAGGTGGTCGAGGCGATCCGGCAGATGCCTGAGCAGCAGTTGTTCATGAAGGGGGTGCTGTCGTGGGTGGGCTTCCGTGCCGACATCGTCGAGTACGATCGCCCGGAGCGCGCTGCGGGCAACAGCAAGTTCGGCTTCTGGCGCCTGTGGAACCTGGCGCTGGACGGCATCACTTCGTTCAGCACGGTGCCGTTGCGGCTGTGGTCCTACGTGGGCGGCGGCGTGTCGTTGTTCGCCTTGCTGTACGCGGTGTTCCTGGTGATCGACAAGGTGCTGTTCGGCAACGACGTGCCGGGGTATCCGTCGCTGATGACGGCGATCCTGTTTCTGGGTGGGGTGCAGTTGATCGGCATCGGCATCCTGGGGGAGTACATCGGGCGGATCTACCAGGAGACCAAGCACCGGCCACGGTATGTGGTGCGCAAGGTGTTGGGCAGGCGGCGGCAGCCGAGGTGA
- a CDS encoding GtrA family protein, giving the protein MTRFARYALVGIGNTLVHWLTFLLIHFGLGFGQGPSNLLAFSVAASLSYYINAHFTFAVRPAGQHYLMFLLGMGGLSLSLGALSDWAGLSPWLTLVSFSAVSLIVGYSFSLAVVFRRRGP; this is encoded by the coding sequence GTGACCCGGTTTGCTCGTTACGCCCTGGTGGGCATTGGCAACACATTGGTGCACTGGTTGACCTTCCTGCTGATTCATTTCGGGCTGGGTTTCGGCCAGGGGCCGAGCAATCTGCTGGCGTTCTCGGTGGCCGCGAGCCTGTCGTACTACATCAACGCGCATTTCACTTTCGCGGTTCGCCCAGCCGGGCAGCATTACTTGATGTTCCTGCTGGGCATGGGGGGCTTGAGCCTTTCGCTGGGCGCGCTGTCCGACTGGGCGGGCCTGTCACCCTGGCTGACCCTGGTGAGCTTTTCAGCCGTCAGCCTGATCGTGGGCTACAGCTTTTCCCTGGCGGTGGTGTTCCGGCGGAGGGGACCATGA
- a CDS encoding glucosyltransferase domain-containing protein: protein MLPLILADLPYIDDIWRAQLAGRIDNANDSWTGQGRVLADVFHAVLGFGNAAPDLFPLPLMLASVITAKALAGLVTHYFETPRLASLLVVLPLWYNPFFLQNLSYQYDAPLMALSLAASIVAITLGAQNGYRVLAGMLLVAVAASLYQISINLFAGLCCIEAIRLILAGTGLRQVSGQALMRIAQLAGGCALYLLTGYQLITVPRTQMLPLDQAWPLAIMQRLETTAEHVGLLITPGTAWFFVGLSMVAFLSLMQAVYRLFRADGHYGQKLGLVAVLMACLVAVVLLVPGMSLLFADFNCAPRLLMGLGPAMVLVALLAYRLLAEWHEGLAWALAIPLVFMLSFSYAYGRVLVAQKELEQLVTFSISRAIQASPALSGAHRFYLHDYDPKRVWLPAASGSFQAMPALKYVLSIGYQVLPEMMPRVGLPEFGSVAPLTRDEVLARSPVPKVDERFFSIYLVDEVGYVVIKSPDRWVEYFK, encoded by the coding sequence GTGTTGCCGCTGATCCTGGCCGACTTGCCGTACATAGACGATATCTGGCGCGCGCAGCTGGCAGGCCGGATCGATAATGCAAACGACTCCTGGACCGGGCAGGGGCGGGTGCTGGCCGACGTGTTCCATGCCGTCCTGGGCTTTGGCAATGCAGCCCCTGATCTCTTTCCGCTGCCCTTGATGCTGGCGAGCGTCATCACGGCAAAGGCCTTGGCCGGCCTGGTGACGCACTACTTCGAGACGCCGCGGTTGGCATCGCTGCTGGTGGTCCTGCCGTTGTGGTACAACCCGTTTTTCCTGCAGAACCTCTCCTACCAGTACGATGCACCGCTTATGGCATTGTCATTGGCTGCATCCATAGTGGCGATCACCCTGGGGGCGCAGAATGGCTATCGCGTTCTTGCGGGCATGCTGCTGGTTGCGGTGGCGGCCAGTCTCTACCAGATCAGCATCAATCTGTTCGCTGGGTTGTGTTGTATCGAAGCCATCCGCCTCATCCTGGCAGGCACAGGCTTGCGACAGGTAAGCGGACAAGCGTTGATGCGTATTGCCCAATTGGCCGGTGGTTGTGCGCTGTATCTGTTGACCGGATATCAGCTGATCACTGTCCCGCGCACGCAGATGCTGCCATTGGATCAGGCGTGGCCGCTTGCAATCATGCAGCGGCTCGAGACCACGGCCGAGCATGTCGGTTTGCTGATCACGCCAGGCACCGCGTGGTTTTTCGTCGGGCTGTCGATGGTGGCGTTCCTGTCCTTGATGCAGGCCGTCTATCGTCTGTTCCGTGCGGATGGCCATTACGGTCAGAAGCTGGGCTTGGTTGCTGTGCTGATGGCATGCCTGGTCGCGGTCGTGTTGCTGGTGCCCGGGATGTCACTGTTGTTCGCCGACTTCAACTGTGCCCCAAGGTTGTTGATGGGGCTGGGCCCGGCCATGGTGCTGGTGGCGCTGCTGGCCTATCGTTTGCTGGCCGAGTGGCACGAAGGCCTGGCCTGGGCGCTGGCCATTCCACTGGTGTTCATGCTCTCGTTTTCGTATGCCTACGGGCGGGTGCTGGTTGCCCAGAAAGAACTGGAGCAGTTGGTGACGTTCTCCATTTCCCGGGCCATCCAGGCCAGCCCGGCACTCAGTGGTGCCCATCGATTCTATCTGCATGACTACGATCCGAAGCGCGTCTGGCTGCCTGCCGCCAGCGGTTCGTTCCAGGCCATGCCTGCGTTGAAGTATGTGCTGAGCATCGGTTACCAGGTGCTGCCGGAAATGATGCCCAGGGTAGGGTTGCCTGAATTCGGCTCGGTGGCGCCGCTGACGCGGGACGAGGTGTTGGCCCGCAGCCCGGTCCCCAAGGTGGATGAACGGTTCTTTTCGATTTACCTGGTCGATGAGGTTGGCTATGTGGTGATCAAGTCTCCAGATCGCTGGGTGGAGTACTTCAAGTGA
- a CDS encoding DMT family transporter, translated as MNLSLYLLTVLIWGTTWIALKLQLGEVAIPVSIVYRFALAGLILFAFLLLTRRLQPMNRRGHQVCLAQGLCLFCVNFMCFLTASQWVATGLIAVVFSTATLWNAINARIFFGQRIAANVLAGGALGLLGLGLLFWPELSHHAASRETLYGLGLGLLGTLCFSAGNMLSTVQQKAGLRPMTTNAWGMLYGASMLAVYCLAKGIPFDMEWNARYVGSLLYLVIPGSVIAFTAYLTLVGRMGPERAAYCTVLFPLVALNVSAVAEGYQWTAPALLGLVAVMAGNVLVFRKPREKAQVALAR; from the coding sequence ATGAACCTGTCGCTCTACCTGCTCACCGTCCTGATCTGGGGCACCACCTGGATCGCCCTGAAACTGCAGTTGGGCGAGGTCGCCATCCCGGTGTCGATCGTCTATCGCTTCGCCCTGGCCGGGCTGATCCTGTTCGCCTTCCTGCTGCTCACCCGCCGCCTGCAACCGATGAACCGCCGCGGCCACCAGGTGTGCCTGGCCCAGGGTTTGTGCCTGTTCTGCGTCAACTTCATGTGCTTCCTCACCGCCAGCCAGTGGGTCGCCACCGGCCTGATCGCCGTGGTGTTCTCCACCGCCACCTTGTGGAACGCGATCAACGCGCGGATCTTCTTCGGCCAGCGTATCGCCGCCAACGTGCTGGCCGGCGGGGCTCTGGGCCTGCTCGGGCTGGGCTTGCTGTTCTGGCCGGAGCTCTCGCACCACGCCGCCAGCCGCGAGACCCTGTATGGCCTGGGGCTGGGGCTGCTCGGCACGTTGTGCTTCTCGGCGGGCAACATGCTGTCCACCGTGCAGCAGAAGGCCGGGCTCAGGCCCATGACCACCAACGCCTGGGGCATGCTGTACGGCGCCTCGATGCTGGCGGTGTACTGCCTGGCCAAGGGCATCCCGTTCGACATGGAGTGGAACGCCCGCTACGTCGGCTCATTGCTGTACCTGGTGATTCCAGGCTCGGTGATCGCCTTCACCGCCTACCTGACCTTGGTCGGGCGCATGGGGCCGGAGCGGGCGGCCTATTGCACGGTGCTGTTCCCGTTGGTGGCACTGAATGTGTCGGCGGTGGCCGAGGGGTACCAGTGGACGGCGCCGGCGTTGCTGGGGCTGGTGGCGGTGATGGCGGGGAATGTGCTGGTGTTTCGTAAACCGCGGGAAAAGGCACAAGTTGCCCTGGCCAGGTGA
- a CDS encoding helix-turn-helix domain-containing protein, whose translation MPPLDHLQVFNTLNASPHARLELSAHLGDGLAAALWSNRHDARDYQAPSHHTLSCYIAEGTGTFRRQRPADKGAPDKLCVMPAGHESNWVINGSIRLAHLYISEEQFALGCARLLDREPREMQLREETFLDDPQQARRFHQLIQLDWAEPGERLLASSLAHAIIDHAVLHQAGLREGLRLKGGLAPHLRRQLVEYIETHLDQPLTLGELALRCNLSEYHFARMFRESFGLPPHQFLLARRLHRACELLRLGDLPLGQVALLCGFASASHFSNRFRLALGATPGEYRAAFAG comes from the coding sequence ATGCCCCCACTCGATCACCTGCAGGTCTTCAACACCCTGAACGCCTCGCCCCACGCCCGGCTGGAGCTGAGCGCGCACCTGGGCGACGGGCTGGCGGCGGCGCTGTGGAGCAACCGCCACGACGCCCGCGACTACCAGGCCCCCAGCCACCACACCCTGTCCTGCTATATCGCCGAGGGCACCGGCACCTTCCGCCGCCAGCGCCCGGCCGACAAAGGCGCGCCGGACAAACTGTGCGTCATGCCCGCCGGCCATGAGTCGAACTGGGTGATCAACGGCTCGATCCGCCTGGCCCACCTGTACATCAGCGAGGAACAGTTCGCCCTCGGCTGCGCCCGCCTGCTCGACCGCGAACCCCGGGAGATGCAACTGCGCGAAGAAACCTTTCTCGACGACCCGCAACAGGCACGGCGCTTCCACCAGCTGATCCAGCTGGACTGGGCCGAGCCCGGCGAACGCCTGCTGGCCAGCAGCCTGGCCCACGCCATCATCGACCATGCCGTGCTGCACCAGGCCGGGTTGCGCGAGGGGCTGCGACTCAAGGGTGGGCTGGCGCCACACCTGCGCCGGCAATTGGTGGAGTACATCGAGACCCACCTCGACCAGCCGCTGACCCTGGGTGAGCTGGCGCTGCGCTGTAACCTGTCCGAATACCACTTTGCCCGGATGTTCCGCGAAAGTTTCGGCCTGCCGCCGCATCAGTTCCTGTTGGCCAGGCGCCTGCACCGGGCCTGCGAATTGCTGCGCCTGGGCGACTTGCCGCTGGGGCAGGTGGCGCTGCTGTGCGGGTTCGCCAGCGCCAGCCATTTCAGCAACCGGTTCAGGCTGGCGCTGGGGGCGACGCCGGGGGAGTACCGGGCAGCGTTTGCCGGTTGA
- a CDS encoding TonB-dependent siderophore receptor — MKFTLRCVPLWFGLCTMPALALAPQALAEQQRQAYAFAQPSQPLAQALNAFSRVTGQSVVYTLELPQQQAPALNGTFSAEQALQQLLDNSGLAWRRLDARTLTLEPVDTSGALNLQATTINSQMDDYSYQPPASASIMRGQGSTLDIPQAINVVPAQVIRDQAPRNLDDALYNVSGITQGNNFGGTADTVMKRGFGDNRDGSIMRDGMPVVQGRALNASTERVEVLKGPASLLYGIQDPGGVINVVSKRPQLQQYNALTLRGSTYGSGKNGSGGGFDSTGALGDSPFAYRLIVDHEDEDYWRNYGVHRESLVAPSLAWYGEDTQVVLAYEHREFLSPFDRGTAISNRTNHPLDIPATRRLDEPFNDMEGRSDLYRLEVDHQLADDWKLHVGYSFNRETYDASQVRVTGVNDARGTLTRSIDGTHGAMSRDQFVTFSLNGSVQLAGLQHDLLVGVDHEDRKVYRADLIRQASRSTFSYLDPVYGREVEGSTVRASDSDQTDKLRTDALFFQDALHLDEHWILVAGARLQQYDQYAGRGRPFSANTDTRDRAWVPHAGVVYKVDEQLSFYGSYSESFKPNSSIAPLTGGRVLDASVAPEEGKSWELGAKLDMPGRLSGTLALFDITKRNVLVSNFDTSTGETLYSNAGEVSSRGVELDLAGQLSERWSLIGAYAFTDAEVTKDPDLKGNRLQNVARHSGSLSAVYDYGSLFGGDRLRLGAGARYVGERAGNPTNDFDLPAYTVADAFASYETQLDEHKVRLQLNVKNLFDKVYYSSAVNRYFVAIGDARQVSLSSTFEF; from the coding sequence ATGAAGTTCACCCTGCGTTGCGTTCCTCTCTGGTTCGGCCTTTGCACCATGCCCGCCCTGGCCCTGGCACCCCAGGCCCTGGCCGAGCAGCAGCGCCAGGCCTATGCCTTCGCCCAGCCGAGCCAGCCGCTGGCCCAGGCGCTCAATGCCTTCAGCCGGGTCACCGGGCAAAGCGTGGTCTACACCTTGGAACTGCCGCAGCAACAGGCGCCCGCGCTCAATGGCACGTTCAGCGCCGAGCAGGCCCTGCAGCAATTGCTGGACAATTCTGGCCTGGCCTGGCGCCGCCTCGACGCCCGCACCCTGACCCTGGAACCCGTCGACACGTCCGGCGCGCTGAACCTGCAGGCCACCACCATCAACTCGCAGATGGACGACTACAGCTACCAACCCCCGGCCAGCGCCTCGATCATGCGCGGCCAGGGTTCGACCCTGGACATCCCCCAGGCGATCAACGTGGTCCCCGCCCAGGTGATCCGCGACCAGGCGCCCCGCAACCTCGACGACGCGCTGTACAACGTCAGCGGCATCACCCAGGGCAACAACTTCGGCGGCACCGCCGACACCGTGATGAAGCGCGGCTTCGGCGACAACCGCGACGGTTCGATCATGCGCGATGGCATGCCGGTGGTGCAGGGCCGGGCGCTCAATGCCAGCACCGAGCGGGTGGAAGTGCTCAAGGGGCCGGCGTCGCTGCTGTATGGCATCCAGGACCCGGGCGGGGTGATCAACGTGGTCAGCAAGCGCCCGCAATTGCAGCAGTACAACGCCCTCACGCTACGCGGCTCCACCTACGGCAGCGGCAAGAACGGCAGCGGTGGTGGCTTCGACAGCACCGGCGCGCTGGGTGACAGCCCGTTCGCCTACCGGCTGATCGTCGACCACGAGGATGAGGATTACTGGCGCAACTACGGCGTGCACCGCGAGTCGCTGGTGGCGCCGTCGCTGGCCTGGTACGGCGAGGACACGCAGGTGGTGCTGGCCTACGAGCACCGCGAATTCCTCTCGCCGTTCGACCGGGGCACGGCCATCAGCAACCGCACCAACCACCCGCTGGATATTCCCGCCACACGCCGCCTGGACGAGCCGTTCAACGACATGGAAGGGCGCTCCGACCTGTACCGCCTGGAGGTCGATCACCAGCTCGCCGACGACTGGAAACTGCACGTCGGCTACAGCTTCAACCGTGAAACCTACGACGCCAGCCAGGTGCGCGTGACCGGCGTCAACGACGCCCGCGGCACGCTCACCCGCAGCATCGACGGCACCCACGGCGCCATGAGCCGCGATCAGTTCGTCACCTTCAGCCTCAACGGCAGCGTGCAACTGGCGGGGCTGCAGCATGACCTGCTGGTGGGAGTCGACCACGAGGACCGCAAGGTCTACCGCGCCGACCTGATCCGCCAGGCCAGCCGCTCGACCTTCAGCTACCTCGACCCGGTGTACGGCCGCGAGGTCGAAGGCAGCACCGTGCGCGCCAGCGACAGCGACCAGACCGACAAGCTGCGCACCGACGCGCTGTTCTTCCAGGACGCCCTGCACCTGGACGAGCACTGGATCCTGGTGGCGGGCGCGCGCCTGCAGCAGTACGACCAGTACGCCGGCCGTGGCCGCCCGTTCAGTGCCAACACCGATACCCGCGACCGCGCCTGGGTGCCCCACGCGGGTGTGGTGTACAAGGTGGACGAGCAGCTGTCGTTCTATGGCAGCTACAGCGAGTCGTTCAAGCCCAATTCCAGCATCGCGCCATTGACCGGCGGGCGGGTGCTGGACGCGTCGGTCGCCCCGGAGGAGGGTAAGTCCTGGGAGCTGGGGGCCAAGCTCGACATGCCCGGGCGGCTCTCCGGCACCCTGGCGCTGTTCGACATCACCAAGCGCAATGTGCTGGTGTCCAACTTCGATACCAGCACGGGCGAAACGCTGTACAGCAATGCCGGCGAAGTCAGCTCCCGTGGCGTGGAACTGGACCTGGCCGGCCAGCTCAGCGAGCGCTGGAGCTTGATCGGCGCCTATGCGTTCACCGATGCCGAGGTGACCAAGGACCCGGACCTGAAGGGCAACCGCTTGCAGAATGTCGCCCGCCACAGTGGTTCGCTGTCGGCGGTGTACGACTACGGCAGCCTGTTCGGTGGCGATCGCTTGCGCCTGGGGGCCGGTGCCCGCTACGTGGGGGAGCGTGCCGGCAACCCGACCAATGATTTTGACCTGCCGGCCTATACCGTGGCCGATGCCTTTGCCAGCTACGAGACCCAGCTCGACGAGCACAAGGTGCGCCTGCAACTGAACGTGAAGAACCTGTTCGACAAGGTGTACTACAGCTCGGCGGTGAACCGGTATTTCGTGGCGATCGGCGATGCGCGGCAGGTGAGCCTGTCGAGTACCTTCGAGTTCTAG